Sequence from the Nocardia brasiliensis genome:
GCACCCCGGTCCGCAACCGGAACAACATTCCTTCCACCACCAGGCGATTGTTGGTGAAGTTGCGGCCCACCCGGCCATCGGATGTCGGCAGTAACAACTCGAGCAGCTCCCACTGCTTGTCCGTCAGAATCCGATATCGGTCACCAACCGCTGTCACCACGGCGAACATGATGCCCGACCCGACGACCTACCGGGACTCGATCCGCGAAACCCGATTGGGAGACATGACCTAGTCCCGCGGTAGCTGTTTCGTGGTTGTCGTCTGCCCATTCTCGGTGCCCGTCGCGGTAGAGCTGGACTCGGCGGTCTCGTAGTTGTCGTCGCCGACTTCGTGGAAGTAGGTGATGGGTTCTTCGTCGAAGTCGTGGTGCCAGTTGACTTTTACGTACCTCATGGTCAGTTCCTTCCCGATCGAACGATTCGTCCTGAGAGGTCGAGGGGCTCGGTGTTGGGGACGACGAAGACGCCAGGGCGTCCCTGGACGACGGTGAGTCCTGTGACGTCGATTTCCAGGAAGTGCGAGAACTGTTGCGCGACGCGATCACCGGCAAGACCATCCGCACCGCGTTCCGCAACGCCTGGCAGGACGACTACCCCGCCATGCTGAATTTCCTGATGCCGCAATATCTTTCCGATTCGGGAAGCAACGACATCGGCTACGTCAACACCGAATTCGACAAGGTGATCGCCACCGCGCTGGCCGCGCAGACTCCCGAGGAGTCCTACGCACTCATCGGCCAGGCGCAAGCCTTCCTGTACCAGGACATGCCCGACGTCCCGGTGTTCAACGACAACAACAACGCCGGACATTCGGACACGGTGCGCCAGGTGAAACTGACCTGGAACGGCCTCTTCGCCTACGAGGGCGTCGAAAAGTAGTCGCCGATGAGGCGGGTAAGGTCGCAGACGCGACCTTACCTGCTCTTCCGGGGCGGGCGGACCACCGTGCGCGTCCTCGCGTCCGGGATCTCATCGGCGAACCACCCGAAGCCGACCGAGCCAGGTCGGGAGCACGGTGCCGATTCGGCGGGCACGCGGGGCGGTGGCACCGACCACGGCGTGCGGGTTCGCCGCAACCCGCCGCAGTAAGGCAGTGAGTTCGGCCAGCACTTCAGTGACGGCGGAGTCGTCGTACTGAGTGGAATTCGCATCGATACGGATGCCGACCCGGCGGTCGCCCGGCAACTCGTACACCGAAACCAAAAGGTCGTCCACCGCCCCGTAAGACAAGGGCTCCATCGCACTCGTCGCATCGCCGAAGCGCGGCGACTCCAGGAAAGGCACCAGATTTATCGCCGGACCCAGTGGATTACGCACGTGACCGGACAGCCCCACGTCGGCAATGACATCGGACAAGGGGTAGCGCGAGTGCGTCATACATTTCGATACCTCGTCCAGGAACGCGGCGACGAAGCTGGAGAACCGGCGATCAGCCATGGTTGCCACTTTTACCGGGACCATGTTGGCCAGCATCCCCACTTCAGATCTCGCGAGCCCCGATCTGTTCGCCGCGACGTATCGCAGGACGAATTCGGAGCTGCGCGCACAGGTCGAGAAGT
This genomic interval carries:
- a CDS encoding HYD1 signature containing ADP-ribosyltransferase family protein; the encoded protein is MRHQEIQHGGVVVLPGVAERGADGLAGDRVAQQFSHFLEIDVTGLTVVQGRPGVFVVPNTEPLDLSGRIVRSGRN
- a CDS encoding DUF6881 domain-containing protein — protein: MRYVKVNWHHDFDEEPITYFHEVGDDNYETAESSSTATGTENGQTTTTKQLPRD